The following are encoded in a window of Solidesulfovibrio magneticus RS-1 genomic DNA:
- a CDS encoding PP2C family protein-serine/threonine phosphatase — protein sequence MENAPDDVRTDARPPRILIVDDETINVETLAWMLKEAGFTPLRAASGPAGRRMAADEQPELIILDIMMPGESGFETCAKLTADPATTDIPIIFISGLDDVENKVRGLKLGAVDYITKPFAREEVLARVKIHIRLRRGLRALLAEQAAKLAQIRDAQQAILVCPDDIPEARFAVRYVPALEAGGDFYDVFPWSETVMVYFVADISGHDLGASFVTSSLKALVRQNANPLYTPVETLKNMNSVLTSFLRDGMHLTASLIFLNRTRSRLTLVSAGHPAAIKVGPDGTVETLACEGDVLGVFESVQCGQIECAVSPGDRLYLYTDGLIERFGPSSRGREQGIAALQDACRQAAVLPLAEAVAAVSAALLPEAGPVQDDVVLMGIEV from the coding sequence ACGCCGCTACGCGCCGCGTCAGGGCCGGCCGGACGGCGCATGGCCGCCGACGAACAGCCCGAGCTCATCATCCTCGACATCATGATGCCCGGCGAATCCGGTTTCGAGACCTGCGCCAAGCTCACCGCCGACCCGGCCACCACCGACATCCCCATCATCTTCATCTCGGGCCTCGACGACGTGGAAAACAAGGTCCGAGGGCTCAAGCTCGGGGCCGTGGACTACATCACCAAGCCCTTCGCCCGGGAGGAAGTCCTGGCCCGGGTCAAGATCCACATCCGCCTGCGCCGGGGGCTGCGCGCCCTTCTGGCCGAACAGGCGGCCAAGCTGGCCCAGATCCGCGACGCCCAGCAAGCCATCCTCGTGTGCCCGGACGACATCCCCGAAGCCCGCTTCGCCGTGCGCTACGTGCCGGCCCTGGAAGCCGGCGGCGACTTCTACGACGTCTTTCCCTGGAGCGAGACGGTCATGGTCTATTTCGTGGCCGACATCTCGGGCCACGACCTGGGCGCATCGTTTGTCACCTCCTCGCTCAAGGCCCTGGTGCGCCAAAACGCCAACCCGCTCTACACCCCCGTCGAGACGCTCAAGAATATGAACAGCGTGCTCACGTCGTTTCTGCGCGACGGGATGCACCTCACCGCCAGCCTGATATTCCTCAACCGGACCCGTTCCCGCCTGACCCTGGTCAGCGCCGGCCACCCCGCAGCCATCAAGGTCGGCCCGGATGGCACGGTCGAGACCCTGGCCTGCGAAGGCGACGTGCTGGGCGTGTTCGAGTCCGTCCAGTGCGGCCAGATCGAGTGCGCGGTCTCCCCCGGCGACCGGCTCTACCTCTACACCGACGGCCTCATCGAACGCTTCGGCCCCAGCTCCCGGGGCCGGGAGCAGGGCATAGCCGCCCTGCAGGACGCCTGCCGACAGGCCGCTGTCCTGCCCCTGGCCGAGGCCGTGGCGGCCGTAAGCGCCGCCCTTTTGCCCGAAGCCGGCCCGGTCCAGGACGATGTGGTCCTCATGGGCATCGAGGTCTGA
- a CDS encoding ATP-binding protein: protein MFEAQTSPDGRALRFSATLAMLDRAVDEAVAFLASRQAQGSLFDVKLLLREALLNAVLHGSRSDPLRQVTLTLGCADGQLTAVVADQGPGFDWRAAADDPPSPDAESGRGLTIMTLYADDVRYNAAGNQVTLVKAVPGLTGPASAPEAPGDDTDRSPAMYDIRTIDGRTVLTPAGDIVASAADGLRNAVKDLLPGLDGPFAMDLSKVELIDSVGIGLLIAVHNSLSKKGGRLALDHVSPDLAALLRTMRLDKHFSIQPA from the coding sequence ATGTTCGAGGCCCAAACTTCTCCTGACGGCCGCGCCCTGCGCTTTTCCGCCACGTTGGCCATGCTCGACCGGGCCGTGGACGAGGCCGTGGCTTTTTTGGCCTCCCGGCAGGCCCAGGGCAGCCTTTTCGACGTCAAGCTGCTGCTGCGCGAAGCGCTTTTAAACGCCGTGCTCCACGGCAGCCGGTCCGATCCTCTGCGCCAGGTGACCCTGACCCTGGGCTGCGCCGATGGGCAGCTCACCGCCGTGGTCGCCGACCAGGGGCCGGGCTTTGACTGGCGCGCCGCCGCCGACGATCCGCCCTCGCCCGACGCCGAAAGCGGCCGGGGACTGACCATCATGACCCTTTACGCCGACGACGTGCGCTATAACGCCGCCGGCAACCAGGTGACCCTCGTCAAGGCCGTGCCGGGCCTGACGGGTCCCGCATCCGCCCCGGAAGCCCCCGGGGACGACACCGACCGGAGCCCTGCCATGTACGACATCCGCACCATAGACGGCCGCACCGTTCTCACCCCGGCCGGCGACATCGTGGCCTCGGCCGCCGACGGGCTGCGAAACGCCGTCAAGGACCTGCTGCCGGGCCTCGACGGCCCCTTCGCCATGGACCTCTCCAAGGTGGAGCTCATTGATTCCGTGGGCATCGGCCTACTCATCGCCGTCCACAACTCCCTGTCCAAAAAAGGCGGCCGTCTGGCCCTGGACCACGTCAGCCCGGACCTGGCGGCGCTACTTCGCACCATGCGCCTGGACAAGCATTTCTCCATCCAACCGGCCTGA
- a CDS encoding Hpt domain-containing protein — protein MDQLDDEILVMFIEDSREHLGNIETALMDMERHGADIDEELVNTVFRAAHSIKGGAGFLNLANIRELAHRLENLLHMIRSRELAPDTRIINQLLTGFDRLLALVELGPQSDAEDIGELLAALSGVAEEHFTTEQRAQAAAKAIIALPGSAAAFEADELSLRQAVHGGKNLYLVEYDLIHDVQARGKTPLDVITTMESSGLIVDCRMELAAVGDLDAPPVNRIPFYVLYASIVEPDIVGYLFALDVSRIHPVDLDALLPPAAAAVPDAPALAPAREFGPWLLTDGRQAAEVRLAPGQLPEAAAAREALLAALAAGRDTLLVWPQAPACDLALLQVLIAAVRSFAARGLALSHGDAPPPALAETVRRAGLVPQDLADAGLPGELFATSFQ, from the coding sequence ATGGACCAGCTGGACGACGAAATCCTGGTCATGTTCATCGAGGACTCCCGGGAGCATCTCGGGAACATCGAGACGGCGCTCATGGACATGGAGCGCCACGGGGCCGACATCGACGAGGAGCTGGTCAACACGGTGTTCCGGGCCGCCCATTCCATCAAGGGCGGAGCCGGCTTTTTAAACTTGGCCAACATCCGGGAGCTGGCCCACCGCCTGGAAAACCTCCTGCACATGATCCGCAGCCGCGAACTGGCCCCGGACACCCGGATCATCAACCAGCTCCTGACCGGCTTCGACCGCCTGCTGGCCCTGGTGGAGCTGGGTCCCCAAAGCGACGCCGAGGACATCGGCGAACTGCTGGCCGCCCTGTCCGGGGTGGCCGAGGAGCATTTCACCACCGAGCAACGCGCCCAGGCCGCGGCCAAGGCCATCATTGCCCTGCCCGGCAGCGCGGCTGCCTTCGAGGCCGACGAACTGAGCCTGCGCCAGGCGGTGCATGGCGGCAAAAACCTCTATCTCGTGGAGTACGACCTTATCCACGACGTCCAGGCTCGGGGCAAAACACCCCTTGACGTCATCACCACCATGGAGTCGAGCGGGCTTATCGTGGACTGCCGCATGGAACTCGCGGCCGTGGGCGACCTCGACGCGCCGCCGGTCAACCGCATCCCCTTTTACGTGCTCTACGCCAGCATCGTCGAACCCGACATCGTGGGCTACCTGTTCGCCCTGGACGTCAGCCGCATCCACCCTGTGGATCTGGACGCCCTGCTGCCGCCGGCCGCCGCCGCGGTCCCGGACGCCCCCGCCCTGGCCCCGGCCCGGGAATTTGGCCCCTGGCTGCTGACCGACGGCCGGCAGGCCGCCGAGGTGCGCCTGGCCCCGGGACAGCTCCCGGAGGCCGCCGCCGCCCGGGAGGCCCTGCTCGCCGCCCTGGCCGCCGGGCGCGACACGCTGCTCGTGTGGCCCCAGGCCCCGGCTTGCGATCTGGCCCTGCTGCAAGTCCTGATCGCCGCCGTGCGCAGCTTCGCCGCCCGGGGCCTGGCCCTGTCCCATGGCGACGCCCCGCCTCCGGCCCTGGCCGAAACCGTCCGACGGGCCGGCCTCGTCCCGCAGGATCTGGCCGACGCCGGACTGCCCGGCGAGCTGTTCGCCACGTCGTTCCAGTAA